The following DNA comes from Desulfobaculum xiamenense.
CGTTCCCGCTTCGACCAGTGGCTGGCGGGCAAGGCCGAGGAGGCCGGTGCCAGCATCGTTCCCGGCATCCGCGTGGATGACCTCATCGTGCGCGATGGCAAGGTCTGTGGCGTGGTCGCCGGTGGCGAAGAGATGGAGGCCGACGTGGTCATCCTCGCCGATGGCGTGAATTCCATCCTTGGCGAGAAGCTCGGCATGGTGAGCAAGGTCACCCCCCATCACTGCGCCGTGGGCGTCAAGGAAGTGATCCAGCTCTCCAAGCAGCAGATCAACGACCGCTTCGGTTGCTCCGACAAGGAAGGCGCCGCGTGGCTGTTCGCTGGTATGCCCTCCGCTGGCTACATGGGCGGCGGCTTCATCTACACCAACGAGGACAGCATTTCCCTCGGCGTGGTGTTCGGCCTGCACAACATGGCCGAGGTGGGCAAGACCGTTCCCCAGATGCTGGAGGACTTCAAGAATCATCCCACCGTCAAGCCCCTCGTCGAGGGCGGCAAGACCGTCGAGTACTCCGGTCACGTGGTGCCCGAGGGTGGTCTCTCCATGCTGCCCAAGCTGGTCGGTGACGGCGTGCTCATCGCCGGCGACGCCGCTGGCCTGTGCCTGAATGTGGGCTACACCGTGCGTGGCATGGACCTCGCCATCGCTTCCGGCGAAGCGGCTGCCAAGGCCGTCATCGCCGCCAAGGAAGCTGGCGACTACAGCGAGAAGGGCCTGGCCTCCTACAAGGCCGAGCTGGACAACAGCTTCGTCATGAAGGACCTGAACCTCTACAAGAACCTGCCGGGCTTCCTCGACAACCCCCGCATGTTCAACGACTACCCCGAGATGGTGACCGGCATCATGAGCGATCTGTTCACCATCAACGGTCCTTCCGTGCCCCTGCGCAAGAAGGTCATGCCCCATCTCAAGAAAGTTGGCTTCCTTAATCTGATTAAGGACGGCCTCAAAGGAGCGAAAGCCATATGAGCACCGTCAATGTCGATGTGAAACTGGGCGTCAACAAGTTCTTCGTTGACGAAGGCAATCCCCATATCGAACTGGTGGAGAATCCCGACCTCGCCGAATTCGCCAAGCTTGAGAAGGCCTGCCCCGCTGGCCTGTACAAGCGTGACGAGGCTGGCAACATCCACTTCGACTGTGCCGGCTGCCTTGAGTGCGGCACCTGCCGCATCCTGTGCGGCAAGACCATCCTGAAGAAGTGGGAGTACCCGCAGGGCACCATGGGCGTCGAGTACCGCTTCGGTTAATGTCGAGTTGAGCGCTCGTTCCGGGGGCTTTGCGCCTCCGGAACGAATTCGCAGGGCATGCTTCCGGCCTTGCCGGGGCGGATTGGAACGCTTTGAACGCCATTTCTCCATATACCTTGGGGGGATGGAGCGATTCCGGCTCGCCGCGAACGAAGATTTGCAAGTATGCCCTGAAAGCGAGTAGACATATACCGGCAACGTTGACGGACGTTGCCGGTATTTTTTTAGGATTGGGCTTCCGGAGGACCAACGGGAAGCCCATCCTTTTCGCACACCCTTTTCCGACAGGTTTGGCATCATGAATAGAAAGTCGCGGGATTGGCGCCACGCGCAGGCCAACCGGGAGGCGCTTTTCGCTCTCGGCATATATGGCCTGTACTTCGTGTGGTGGTACGTCTGCGCCTATGGCATGGGCGACACCGATCCCGAACAGTACACCTACCTGCTGGGGCTGCCCGCGTGGTTCTTCTACAGCTGCATTCTCGGCTATCCGCTTGTCACGATCCTGCTGTGGATCGTGGTCCGTCTCTTCTTCCGCGCCATGCCGCTGGACGACGAGCCCGGCGAGAGCCCCGAAGACGAAGTTACCGCCACTGACGGGGAGGACCGCGCATGAACGAGCATGTTCTGACCCTCATCCCCGTCGTTGTGTATCTGGCGCTGTCCTTCGCGGTCGCCTTCTGGGCGCGTAACAAGGCGGATAGCGACTCCTCGCAGGGCTTCATCGAGGACTATTTCATCGGCGGCCGCTCCATGGGCGGCTTCGTGCTGGCTATGACCATCATCGCCAGCTACACCAGCGCCAGCAGCTTCGTGGGCGGTCCGGGCGTGGCCTATCGCCTCGGCTTGAGCTGGGTGCTGCTCGCCATGATTCAGGTGCCCACCACATTTCTCACGATCGGCGTGCTCGGCAAGCGCTTCGCCATGATTTCGCGCCGCACGCGCTCCGTGACGCTCACGGACTTTCTGCGCGCCCGCTTCGAGAGCGACGCCGTGGTCATCCTGTGCTCCGTGGCGCTGCTCGTGTTCTTCATGGCGGCCATGCTGGCGCAGTTCATCGGTGGGGCGCGGCTGTTCCAGGCGGTGACCGGCTATCCCTACATCGTCGGGCTGGTGCTCTTCGGCTTTTCCGTGGTGCTTTACACGGCTGTGGGCGGTTTCCGCGCCGTGGTCGTGACGGACGCCATTCAGGGCATCGTCATGGTCATTGCGGTGGTCGTGGTGCTGGTGGCCGTGGTCAATGCCGGTGGCGGCATGGAGAAGTGCATCGCCACGCTCAAGAGCATCGACCCAGGACTCATCACCCCCACAGGGCCGAAGAACGCCGTTCCGCAGCCGTTCATCCTGTCCTTCTGGGTGCTGGTGGGCCTTGGCATTCTTGGCCTGCCCCAGACCACGCAGAAGTGCATGGCCTACCGCGATTCCCGCGCTATGCATGATGCCATGGTCGTCGGCACGCTCATCATCGGCTTCATGATCCTGTGTGCCCATCTCGCCGGAGCGCTGGGGCGGGCCGTCATCCCCGATCTTCCGGCGGGCGACCTCGCCATGCCGACGCTCATCGTGGACCTGCTGTCGCCGTTTTGGGCGGGCGTGTTCATCGCGGGACCGCTGGCGGCCATCATGTCCACCGTGGACTCCATGCTGCTGCTCGTGTCCGCGGCGATCATCAAGGACCTCTATATCCACTATCGGCTCGGCGGCGACGCGTCGCAGATGACGCCTGTAAGCCTCAAGAAGATGAGCCTCATTTCCACGGGCGTCATCGGCCTTCTGGTCTTCGTCGCGGCCATCGAGCCGCCGGACCTGCTGGTGTGGATCAACCTCTTCGCCTTCGGCGGGCTGGAGGCGGTCTTCCTGTGGCCCATCATCCTCGGCCTGTACTGGAAGCGCGCCAACGCCGCAGGAGCCGTGGCGTCCATCGTGGCGGGCGTGGGCACCTTCGTGGCGCTCACTCTCATCAAGCCCAACATGGGCGGCGTCCACGCCATCGTCCCGACAACGCTCGTCGCACTGGCGGCCTTCGTGGTCGGCGTCTACGCCGGAAATCCACCCGAACCACGCGTGACCCGGCTCTTCTGGGGAGAGTAGGGGCGATTATCATCGGGGTAGAGACTGTTGAATGCCAAGGCTTTCTCCGAAAGTTCCCCGAGAAAAGCATATGAACTGATCATACATGATGCTGCGGTAGCAGGTTGAACCCTGTGAACGTGCGCGAGTTTCGACAAAGAGTATGAACCCGCCATGATCGTTAGGAGCGTAAGAGATGCTTCTGGCGGTTGTGGCGGGTTTTTCCTTTTTTTGAGAGAATGCAGATGTCGTGGAGTGCCTTCCTTCGCGTTCGTATCTGCGTGGTTCGGGATGAAGTGTCTCCGGTGTGCCTTTTTATGATCGTAGGCATCATTTGATTGTGTATGACAAATGTTAATGATTTTTGGGATATCGGCCGGGCGGTTGCGAATTTGCCTAGCTTGGCCCGGTGCGTTTCTCGTTTGAAAGGTCTTTCTCAAGAGGCTGATGGTGTATCCAATGCGAGATAGCCTGTGTGTGGTATGTCGATGTGTCTTTGCGTGGGCTAACTTGTGCAATAGTTTGAGTTTTGACGTGTGTAGGCCTTTATTCTGAATGAACATGTTTTTCTGTGTCTGGTTGATATGGAAAACTGATCGTTTTGATCAGTTAGTGCGGATGTTTGTTTAACGGTTCAAAGTAGTCCTGTGATGACGTTTCCTGACGTGGGGCAGAGGGCTTGGTGACGACGTCTGCCCCGGGGCGGCACCCGTGAGTGTTAGGATCTCAGTATGAAAGGAGTGGTGCGATGCTTAAGAAGGTGGTATTTGCTTTTTTGTGCCTTTGTGTCCTTGTCGTATGGAGCTCTCCAACCTTTGCGCAAGATATAAGAACCACAAAGTCAGGCTATCTGGCTTCTGTTTCGGAGGCGTGGTTGGATAAGGCTGTGGAATACGCTGTTGCAAGAGACGACGTGGCTCTTCAGAAGCTTATTGATAGCAAGCTCGTCTTCGTGCTTAAAGGCGGATTGAGGGTTTATGTGGTTGATACAAAGATATTTAGTGGCATAGTGAAAATCCGTCCTGTCGGAGAGACGTTTGAGGTCTGGACATTGATAGAGGCTATTTCAAATTAGTTTCCTCTGTCGAAGGAAAACCGTCGCATCGCATTTTGCTTGCCCCCCGCACCGCCAGCTCCCGGGCGATGACGCACTGCATCGGCTCCTCGGAGCCGGTCGCGCCCTCGATGCAGGCGCCCAGCCAGCCGTTGCGAAGCTGCATCACGCTGATGTCGAATCCGGCGTTCTGCGCCAGCAGGGAGAGAACTTGACGGTGCGTCCATTGCCCTCGCGGAAGGTATGGAGCCTGTTCAGTTCCTGCATGTAGTGGGTGGCTCGCTCTTTGCCGTTCAGGGCAAGACTCTCTATTTCAAGTGACGCTATGGCATTGCGCTAGCGCCACGCTGTGATTTCGGTCGGGGCATGGGGTGCTTGATTGTGACGAACGTGGTCGATTCTCTGATTTTCATGCTCGGATGAAACGGGAACCGTAGTGGAAAAAATAAACGCCGCCAAGCCCCTTCGTGATCTCTATGCGCTTTGTGTAAGATGGTTGTTATCTACCACATCTACCAGTCTTACCCCTTCGCATGCGGCCTTCACCGTATCCTTGACTCCAGCCGCAAGGCGGCGGCCACAGCCCCGGCGGAGAACATTATTTTGGTTCAGTGATGGGCTCCTGCCGGAGGGCTAAGGCTGAGCCAGATTTCCGCCGGCCATAGGGCCACCGCGTCCAGTCTGTCACGCCTCGTCTTGTTTTTCCACTCCCGCCGGACCCGATACGCCGAGCTCGCGGTCCAAGACTCCAATCTGTATCACAAGGCCCGACATCGCTCCGGACGCTACGGCTCCGGCGGGCTTGAACGCTTTGCCAAAACGTCTTTGCGTTTGGATGACTTTTCCATTTTTTTACTGTGCCGAGGTTGTCTACAATTTTTTAAAATTGCGGGCGGGTCTTGTTCTGTGCGGAAATAACAAGATCAAGGCGTACCTGCTTCGTTGATGTAGCAGTTCTGAGATATTGGATATAATTAAAAAATATGCTAGCAAATACGCATTGGGAGGTTTTTATGCCGACTTTCGTATGTATGATGGTGATTTGTATTTTTGCGGCGCTCATTGCAGGGGTAAAAAAAAGACATGTTGTAGGCTGGTTCTTTGAAACTTTTGTGACGTGCTGCATGGCGATCCTTTTCTTGGGCGTCTATGGAGTCCTTGTAGTTGGACTTGTCCAGCTTGCCGTTCTTGCCTGTTTGCCCAAACTTTCCATCACAAAAATCGACCCAGTAAGCATGGTGATATGCACCAATTGTGGTGCCAATCTTCCAACCACGTTTAAATACTGTCCCGTATGCGAGCACAGCATGAAAGAAGTCAAGGCCAAGGCCGACGCTGTCCGCGCTCGCGAAGAATGGGAGCAAGGCCGCAGAGAGTGCCCGCACTGCGCTGAGCTCATCAAGCGCAAGGCCAAA
Coding sequences within:
- a CDS encoding 4Fe-4S dicluster domain-containing protein yields the protein MSTVNVDVKLGVNKFFVDEGNPHIELVENPDLAEFAKLEKACPAGLYKRDEAGNIHFDCAGCLECGTCRILCGKTILKKWEYPQGTMGVEYRFG
- a CDS encoding double zinc ribbon domain-containing protein; the protein is MPTFVCMMVICIFAALIAGVKKRHVVGWFFETFVTCCMAILFLGVYGVLVVGLVQLAVLACLPKLSITKIDPVSMVICTNCGANLPTTFKYCPVCEHSMKEVKAKADAVRAREEWEQGRRECPHCAELIKRKAKVCCFCGKAVEPEQYPGSETSQFTFEASAES
- the panF gene encoding sodium/pantothenate symporter, translating into MNEHVLTLIPVVVYLALSFAVAFWARNKADSDSSQGFIEDYFIGGRSMGGFVLAMTIIASYTSASSFVGGPGVAYRLGLSWVLLAMIQVPTTFLTIGVLGKRFAMISRRTRSVTLTDFLRARFESDAVVILCSVALLVFFMAAMLAQFIGGARLFQAVTGYPYIVGLVLFGFSVVLYTAVGGFRAVVVTDAIQGIVMVIAVVVVLVAVVNAGGGMEKCIATLKSIDPGLITPTGPKNAVPQPFILSFWVLVGLGILGLPQTTQKCMAYRDSRAMHDAMVVGTLIIGFMILCAHLAGALGRAVIPDLPAGDLAMPTLIVDLLSPFWAGVFIAGPLAAIMSTVDSMLLLVSAAIIKDLYIHYRLGGDASQMTPVSLKKMSLISTGVIGLLVFVAAIEPPDLLVWINLFAFGGLEAVFLWPIILGLYWKRANAAGAVASIVAGVGTFVALTLIKPNMGGVHAIVPTTLVALAAFVVGVYAGNPPEPRVTRLFWGE
- a CDS encoding FAD-dependent oxidoreductase — its product is MSEDKFDVIIVGAGLAGCTSACLLAQAGLETLVIERGNFPGAKNMTGGRLYAHSIERIFPNFAEEAPVERCIVHEKISFIDDTKSATLDFASPESDDPANRSYSVLRSRFDQWLAGKAEEAGASIVPGIRVDDLIVRDGKVCGVVAGGEEMEADVVILADGVNSILGEKLGMVSKVTPHHCAVGVKEVIQLSKQQINDRFGCSDKEGAAWLFAGMPSAGYMGGGFIYTNEDSISLGVVFGLHNMAEVGKTVPQMLEDFKNHPTVKPLVEGGKTVEYSGHVVPEGGLSMLPKLVGDGVLIAGDAAGLCLNVGYTVRGMDLAIASGEAAAKAVIAAKEAGDYSEKGLASYKAELDNSFVMKDLNLYKNLPGFLDNPRMFNDYPEMVTGIMSDLFTINGPSVPLRKKVMPHLKKVGFLNLIKDGLKGAKAI
- a CDS encoding YhdT family protein, whose product is MNRKSRDWRHAQANREALFALGIYGLYFVWWYVCAYGMGDTDPEQYTYLLGLPAWFFYSCILGYPLVTILLWIVVRLFFRAMPLDDEPGESPEDEVTATDGEDRA
- a CDS encoding Fic family protein: MQELNRLHTFREGNGRTVKFSPCWRRTPDSTSA